The following proteins are encoded in a genomic region of Struthio camelus isolate bStrCam1 chromosome 3, bStrCam1.hap1, whole genome shotgun sequence:
- the RSPH9 gene encoding radial spoke head protein 9 homolog isoform X3 produces the protein MDAASLPGGLEQVASGGAGLSPEKRAALGASLLLLQRDYRFERVWFWGRIQGLRGAYYIAEGLGPDRAVPRSRLYSLDCVEWSLLPPASEEMVAQAEKLKGRFQGDPSFEYELTEIRAEEAEKLFEDGQEPVIKEEARLVATIEQIDKAVGIIPRGSFVKTPQGSVHENRNFEGLSLTEAKKLSSYFHFTEPVNLKNKTLLEKADLDPSTDFLDSLEHDIPKVTH, from the exons atggacgCGGCGTCGCTGCCCGGCGGCCTGGAGCAGGTGgccagcggcggcgcggggctgagcCCGGAGAAgcgggcggcgctgggggcctcgctgctgctcctgcagcgcGACTACCGCTTCGAGCGGGTCTGGTTCTGGGGCCGCATCCAGGGCCTCCGCGGTGCCTATTACATCGCCGAGGGGCTGGGCCCCGACCGCGCCGTGCCCCGCAGCCGCCTCTACAG CTTGGACTGCGTGGAGTGGAGCCTCCTGCCGCCAGCGAGCGAGGAAATGGTTGCGCAGGCTGAGAAGCTGAAGGGCCGTTTCCAGGGGGATCCCTCTTTTGAGTATGAGCTCACTGAGATAAGAGCAGAAGAGGCTGAAAAATTGTTTGAAGACGGGCAGGAG cccGTGATCAAGGAGGAGGCCCGCCTTGTAGCTACGATAGAACAGATAGATAAAGCAGTTGGTATCATCCCCCGGGGTTCATTTGTGAAGACTCCCCAGGGGTCTGTGCATGAAAACAGAAACTTTGAAG GTCTTTCTTTGACGGAAGCAAAAAAGTTAAGttcctattttcattttactgagCCTGTTAACCTGAAGAATAAAACACTGCTGGAAAAGGCTGACCTGGACCCATCCACAGACTTTCTGGACTCTCTGGAGCATGATATTCCAAAAG
- the RSPH9 gene encoding radial spoke head protein 9 homolog isoform X2: MDAASLPGGLEQVASGGAGLSPEKRAALGASLLLLQRDYRFERVWFWGRIQGLRGAYYIAEGLGPDRAVPRSRLYSLDCVEWSLLPPASEEMVAQAEKLKGRFQGDPSFEYELTEIRAEEAEKLFEDGQEPVIKEEARLVATIEQIDKAVGIIPRGSFVKTPQGSVHENRNFEGLSLTEAKKLSSYFHFTEPVNLKNKTLLEKADLDPSTDFLDSLEHDIPKGPHFTGRLTVQHQQNCLYLYRTRGRIKNQN; this comes from the exons atggacgCGGCGTCGCTGCCCGGCGGCCTGGAGCAGGTGgccagcggcggcgcggggctgagcCCGGAGAAgcgggcggcgctgggggcctcgctgctgctcctgcagcgcGACTACCGCTTCGAGCGGGTCTGGTTCTGGGGCCGCATCCAGGGCCTCCGCGGTGCCTATTACATCGCCGAGGGGCTGGGCCCCGACCGCGCCGTGCCCCGCAGCCGCCTCTACAG CTTGGACTGCGTGGAGTGGAGCCTCCTGCCGCCAGCGAGCGAGGAAATGGTTGCGCAGGCTGAGAAGCTGAAGGGCCGTTTCCAGGGGGATCCCTCTTTTGAGTATGAGCTCACTGAGATAAGAGCAGAAGAGGCTGAAAAATTGTTTGAAGACGGGCAGGAG cccGTGATCAAGGAGGAGGCCCGCCTTGTAGCTACGATAGAACAGATAGATAAAGCAGTTGGTATCATCCCCCGGGGTTCATTTGTGAAGACTCCCCAGGGGTCTGTGCATGAAAACAGAAACTTTGAAG GTCTTTCTTTGACGGAAGCAAAAAAGTTAAGttcctattttcattttactgagCCTGTTAACCTGAAGAATAAAACACTGCTGGAAAAGGCTGACCTGGACCCATCCACAGACTTTCTGGACTCTCTGGAGCATGATATTCCAAAAG gtcCTCATTTCACAGGAAGACTTACTGTGCAACACCAGCAAAACTGTCTATACTTGTACAGAACTAGAGGTAGAATCAAGAATCAGAATTAG